The nucleotide sequence AAATAGGTGTTGTTATCCATGGACCTGAAGTGATCGATTCCGGTCATGCAAAGTATATACTGGAGATGCTCTCAGGAATAGGAGAGGTCACTGCGAAGCTTGGTGGCACAATGGGAAAGATCGCAGTCATGGATGCACACATGGAAGACCGTATAGATATTAAGGAAAGTCTCAAACCCAGTAATGCCATTGATAATCTTCTTAAGGTCAATGATGCTGTATTCCTGCTCAACCATGGAAAAACACCAGAGAACGGAATTGAATTTGGCAGCATTGTAATGTCCAGGCTTTCTGACAGGAACCTCAAACCTATCATCCAGATAGAAAGCCCGGGATGTGAAGATGGTAGCGTGATCTACTGGAACGATAAAGATTATGATCTCGCAATAAAAATGGGAGATCTGCTTGCAATGCCAGTAGCTGAAGGCCAGGATCACGGGGATGTTCACATCTCGACTGTAGGCTCAAAGATCATGAGAAAGATAAGAGGGGTTCGTGACGGTGAGCTTATTATGATAGAAGGGTTTGTCATTGGTAAAGCTATGTCCGAGGATGTTTTCATTGTAGTTGAAAACGGTTTTGTAACGGGATTAGAGGGCGGTATAATAAAAGAGCATGGGCTTGAGAAACTGCACATGTATGAAT is from Methanococcoides sp. AM1 and encodes:
- a CDS encoding DUF2117 domain-containing protein; the protein is MIASKTKNKVYYKVLTMKIGVVIHGPEVIDSGHAKYILEMLSGIGEVTAKLGGTMGKIAVMDAHMEDRIDIKESLKPSNAIDNLLKVNDAVFLLNHGKTPENGIEFGSIVMSRLSDRNLKPIIQIESPGCEDGSVIYWNDKDYDLAIKMGDLLAMPVAEGQDHGDVHISTVGSKIMRKIRGVRDGELIMIEGFVIGKAMSEDVFIVVENGFVTGLEGGIIKEHGLEKLHMYESMEPLDIRTAWVKTGAIRRSFPEVGIDQKKCHTLIHESKSSFMATLIDHMAERSIELADGCKCAITVGDDTTAIAGDILHRLHVPVIGITDGDPDGFSHTAHFYPGSIVMQLEPGWDDVIGKLIQNKLFDANDRTEFDSFEDLYESILEIVGERLVFLTNY